One region of Scophthalmus maximus strain ysfricsl-2021 chromosome 15, ASM2237912v1, whole genome shotgun sequence genomic DNA includes:
- the klf11b gene encoding Krueppel-like factor 11b, which yields MPSRRFTEMDSHGTEYMDHCGSTAKRRRHDSEQSISSGTTGLEYTDLEAAEALVCMSSWGQGLFTGSNTPKPCKPRPLTPASDSCDSLLPPEIPEPPKDFVSLSSLCMTPPHSPSFVETSTSSTGLQSSPTVSSQRCVPSLHQPFLAPTAEKSPSLPPPPQPCRAMATSVIRHTADSTPCQHHIPMAPNSEKTRDTVMATMVCQQQQQQHIIRTEQITSPPCLPAPLTPLKTEHHPSTSNTYWDSVSTPTPINTQLQNNPPPPSVAATLSPPPVRSPQIICQMFPVSSQSGIISAFIPSTVQTSATGIQTTTTTLLPQHTSASTTPVQQSLIVGSAVHQGTVMLVLPQSSVSQAPHCPQTVMTLGNTKLLPLAPAPVYVPAGPSSSTAPTKMDFSRRRNYVCNFPGCRKTYFKSSHLKAHLRTHTGEKPFSCSWDGCDKRFARSDELSRHRRTHTGEKKFVCPVCDRRFMRSDHLTKHARRHMTTKKIPSWQADVRSLNKMAAGKTPPSKPGLATLSMLVPASSK from the exons ATGCCATCGCGAAGATTCACGGAGATGGACTCGCACGGG ACTGAGTACATGGATCATTGTGGGTCAActgcaaagaggaggaggcatgACAGCGAACAGTCCATCTCCAGTGGAACCACTGGCCTGGAGTACACGGACCTGGAGGCAGCTGAAGCTCTGGTGTGTATGAGCTCTTGGGGCCAGGGCCTCTTCACTGGCAGCAACACGCCGAAACCCTGCAAGCCCAGACCCCTCACCCCGGCTTCGGACTCTTGTGACTCCCTCCTGCCGCCAGAAATCCCAGAGCCCCCAAAGGACTTtgtgtccctctcctccctg TGTATGACTCCCCCTCACAGCCCCAGCTTTGTTGAGACTTCAACGTCAAGCACTGGCCTTCAGTCAAGCCCGACTGTGTCCTCACAGCGCTGCGTACCCAGTCTCCATCAACCTTTCCTGGCACCCACTGCTGAAAaaagcccctccctcccccctccgccaCAGCCCTGCCGAGCCATGGCGACCAGCGTCATCCGCCACACTGCAGACAGCACCCCCTGCCAACACCACATTCCAATGGCCCCCAATTCAGAGAAAACTAGAGACACTGTAATGGCTACAATGgtctgccagcagcagcagcagcaacacattaTAAGGACTGAGCAGATAACCTCACCTCCAtgtcttcctgctcctctgacaCCATTAAAGACAGAACACCACCCCAGTACCTCAAATACCTATTGGGACAGTGTATCCACCCCCACTCCCATCAACACTCAACTGCAAAACaacccaccccctccctctgttgctGCAACATTGTCCCCACCTCCAGTCAGAAGCCCTCAAATCATCTGCCAGATGTTCCCTGTCAGTAGCCAATCAGGGATAATCTCAGCCTTCATCCCCAGCACGGTTCAGACCTCAGCTACTGGAATTCAGACTACCACCACAACCCTCCTCCCCCAGCACACCTCAGCGAGCACCACCCCTGTCCAGCAGTCCCTCATTGTGGGCTCAGCTGTGCACCAGGGCACGGTGATGCTGGTCCTCCCTCAGTCCTCAGTGTCTCAGGCCCCTCACTGCCCTCAGACTGTCATGACCCTGGGCAACACCAAGCTGCTTCCTCTGGCCCCGGCCCCTGTGTACGTGCCAGCAGGACCCAGCAGCAGTACTGCACCCACAAAAATGGACTTTTCTCGCAGGAGAAACTATGTGTGCAACTTCCCAGGCTGCAGGAAGACATACTTCAAGAGCTCACACCTCAAGGCTCACCTGcgaacacacacag GTGAGAAGcctttcagctgcagctgggaTGGCTGTGATAAGAGGTTTGCCCGCTCTGACGAGCTCTCCCGCCACCGGCGAACACACACTGGGGAGAAAAAGTTTGTGTGTCCCGTGTGCGACCGGCGATTCATGCGCAGTGATCACCTCACCAAACATGCACGACGCCACATGACCACAAAGAAAATTCCCTCCTGGCAGGCTGACGTTAGGAGCTTgaacaaaatggctgctggcAAAACACCTCCTTCAAAACCTGGCCTTGCCACACTTAGCATGCTTGTACCTGCCAGCTCTAAGTAG
- the dnaaf2 gene encoding protein kintoun, translating into MEVGESQGELNMTAEEVDRLRKALKDETFREMLRDYAEEISDPENKRRYEEEIKLLERERGNSVEFIHPGPCRALRTSVNGKQKCFINICANDKIGKPECKCGVSEDGRRGQCWSLPHSLHPGRQDTEPKGNQIVIYDVIFHPDTLHIASKNKRFMDLVDSTAIKGIQDAFKVTLDKNNVRQLNTKYKGTPQPCVIRKPIAGHGAKQPSEEPDPLAFPYPEEKRPTTPLQTKPGTPQSFQIQPQESKEPTKPNYTVKYRSFVDLQDFRCSRDSARGPRPKEIVVTINVPLLKSIRDTSLEVEEKRLLLESKKPAYRLELPLAYPVDEDKGEAKFNKQRGQLTVTLPVLPSNEGCDFSTGPALTVVDAQRVGDDEGKGMENEEDEWKELERGSERGVEQEKVKQDRGDEDEDLEKGGEDEERQEQVRKGAEGEESVVGEEEKWRKPKRGGESDEGGSGVDKEANLMEPNRKVQESVKEERGVEEISEISEIGVKEKLKEQKQENENDGKLTETQSILLNEHLCGTREEVEVNPHSCLELTSKTETSDVHMETEETKEKTEENVQLEADVVSRNCASSEESPAMTTASSHGVVEDCSTSQRTDIASATAEANVSGGGVPASGQQGDGEEVDEDDLPTEQIFPTQEGEDKPPPALLREIGKDEKETVISDHSTSAGFTFQNSLMYELD; encoded by the exons ATGGAGGTCGGAGAAAGTCAGGGAGAACTGAACATGACGGCGGAGGAAGTCGACAGGCTGAGGAAGGCGCTCAAAGACGAGACGTTCAGGGAAATGCTGCGCGATTACGCGGAGGAAATATCAGACCCCGAGAATAAGAGACGGTACGAGGAGGAGATCAAACTTCTGGAgcgggagagaggaaacagcgTCGAGTTCATCCACCCGGGACCTTGCAGGGCCCTGAGGACGAGTGTGAACGGCAAGCAGAAGTGTTTCATCAACATATGTGCCAATGATAAAATTGGAAAGCCTGAATGTAAGTGCGGTGTGTCGGAGGACGGCCGCAGGGGCCAGTGCTGGTCCCTACCCCACAGTCTGCACCCGGGCAGGCAGGACACCGAGCCGAAGGGGAACCAGATCGTCATCTATGATGTCATTTTCCATCCTGACACCCTGCACATAGCAAGCAAAAACAAGAGATTCATGGACCTGGTGGACAGCACCGCCATCAAAGGAATCCAGGATGCTTTTAAAGTGACTCTGGATAAAAACAACGTGCGGCAGTTGAATACCAAGTACAAGGGCACCCCTCAGCCTTGTGTAATCAGAAAACCCATCGCTGGACACGGAGCTAAGCAGCCCTCGGAGGAGCCTGACCCTCTTGCCTTCCCGTACCCGGAGGAAAAAAGACCCACCACGCCCTTGCAAACCAAACCTGGCACACCTCAAAGCTTCCAGATCCAGCCTCAGGAAAGCAAGGAGCCAACCAAGCCCAACTACACGGTGAAGTATCGATCTTTTGTCGACCTGCAGGACTTTAGATGCTCCAGGGACTCGGCCAGGGGCCCCAGGCCCAAAGAGATAGTGGTCACCATCAACGTGCCGCTGCTGAAGTCCATAAGAGACACCAGCCTCGAGGTTGAGGAGAAAAGACTGCTGCTGGAGTCCAAGAAACCAGCTTACAGGCTGGAGCTGCCTTTAGCCTACCCTGTGGACGAAGACAAGGGAGAGGCCAAGTTCAACAAACAGAGAGGGCAGCTGACAGTCACACTGCCCGTTCTTCCATCGAATGAGGGTTGTGATTTTTCCACAGGGCCTGCGTTGACTGTTGTTGACGCACAGAGAGTAGGTGACGACGAAGGGAAGGGGATGGAAAACGAGGAGGATGAAtggaaggagctggagagggggagtgagagaggtgTTGAGCAGGAGAAGGTAAagcaggacagaggagatgaagatgaggatctGGAGAAGGGAGGTGAAGACGAGGAAAGACAAGAGCAGGTGAGGAAAGGtgcagagggggaggaaagtgtagtgggtgaggaggaaaaatggagaaaacctaagcgaggaggagagagtgatgaagGGGGAAGTGGTGTGGACAAGGAGGCGAACTTGATGGAGCCAAACAGAAAAGTCCAAGAAAGTGTGAAGGAGGAACGAGGAGTGGAGGAGATTTCCGAGATTTCTGAGATTGGAGTGAAGGAGAAATTGAAAGAGCAGAAGCAGGAAAATGAGAATGATGGGAAATTGACCGAAACCCAGTCCATTTTATTAAATGAACACTTGTGTGGCACAAGAGAGGAGGTAGAAGTCAATCCGCACTCTTGTTTGGAGTTAACGTCAAAAACAGAGACTTCAGACGTCCACATGGAGACCGAAGAGaccaaagaaaagacagaagaaaatgtGCAG CTGGAAGCAGATGTTGTGTCTCGGAATTGCGCATCCAGCGAGGAATCACCAGCCATGACGACCGCTTCAAGCCACGGCGTTGTAGAAGACTGCAGCACTTCCCAACGGACTGACATCGCGTCTGCAACGGCTGAAGCGAACGTGTCTGGTGGAGGAGTTCCAGCCTCAGGACAGCAGGGcgacggggaggaggtggacgaggacgaCCTGCCGACGGAGCAGATCTTTCCAACCCAGGAGGGCGAAGACAAACCGCCACCTGCCTTACTGAGGGAAATTgggaaagatgaaaaagaaacggTTATCAGTGATCATTCCACTTCTGCTGGGTTCACCTTCCAAAACAGCCTGATGTATGAGCTGGACTGA